The Tripterygium wilfordii isolate XIE 37 chromosome 18, ASM1340144v1, whole genome shotgun sequence nucleotide sequence TTATCATACAACTGAGCTTCTCTTGTCAAATGTTATGATTTACAACCGATTTAACCCACTTGCTTTTCTCCCCGTTGTCATCTGATGTACAAAATCTTCTTGGGGAAAGGCTAAAAGGTGCCTGTTTACTGTTCTATGTGCATCTGCTATGCGAGAGTCTCGCTCTGGGAAGAGTCTCTGTTAATTTTTTGTGCAGGACTGATGAAAACTGGTAAGACTGAAATTGAACTCAAACTGGGAAGCTAAACCTCAAGTGACCAAATAAAGGGGTAGCACGGACGAGGGCTCCTGTAGTAAAGCCGCGTACATCAATCAATTTACTAAATTCAAATATTGTGTGGACCTCACATTGGTAATTGGACTGGACATCTGTGATTAAAACTAAAGTTATTTATATTGTAGGAGCCCTTAACCCGGGGGTAGCAGGAGCTATGCAGCAATTGCTCGTTCGATCTTTAGAAAGCTTATATTTTCGGATACATTATGGATACATTTTCATAATGTAACTCCTTGAGGAAGAGTAAATCAAGGCCAGAACAAGGGTCTGAGGGACACTGCAGCCCTCAAATCTACCAGAAGGTAGGCATATAACAGCCAGTTGACGAGGGATTGCTAAGcatgaatgaaaataatttctTGGTCTACTGAATCGATCGGAAGCATCTTCTTCCTTTGAGAAATGACATACAGTTAAAAGTGTTCATCTTATAATAACTTCAAACATTACATCAGCAGTACTGTTACGCAGAAGCATTCAATTATAGCTTCTGCAATACTGCAACTCAGAAACATAAGAGAACTActgtaggaaaaaaaaactaatcctTGCTTTGCAACTGCAAATGAACAATTACGACATACAATTCAAGGCTACAGACATACTGTTGTTCTTTAGCAAGTCCAGACTAATAAAGAACTAAAACTCGTAACAATTCCTAATCAAATTGGCATTGTACATTTCTTTTGGGAATGTCCTAACAAATGACAGCGACCACATTGGACAACTCTCTTCGGGCGTTTGAAGTTCTCCAGACGTAGAACCTTCTTTCTGGGCCTGCCTGGGGGCCGGCGAATTTTGGGTGCATGTATCACAAGATCAGCCTTGGCACCTCCACCCTCGGTTCCTTCACCGGGCTCATTCCAGAGACTTTTGTCTGGAATAGGATTTATCATTTGTGAATAGGTTTCCCGATAACTTGCCACTGTGAAACAAGGCTCTGCAAATAGATGGGCGTTCTGCCCACAAGAAATAAGCGCTGCAGCGGCGTGTGCGCAAGGTAAACCATAAATCTGCCAACGATGACATGAGCATACACGAGTTCGTATGTCCACAATATTTGTGCGTTCagttgacacaatctcaaactCGACTTCATTAGCACGTAATACCTGATAACAACGGGCATCTGCAATAGCCTCTAAAATATGCTTCTCAGCAGATGGTACAAGAATTGAGGTCATACTCATGCACACTTCCCGCCGGTCATGAAACCAAGTGGTTAACTGATGGCGAATATGCTCCATCATCTGCACAATAGGTCGTTCATGACATTCAAGAGCCCAGTTATACAACAATTCTGTTACCCCTAGCATAAAATGGCCATATCGTACGCCCTCAAAATACGCAACAGCCCATAGTTGAGGAGGGAAATGTTGAAACCATGGTATCACATCTTGTGAAATTTCAATCATCTCAGATATCTTGCTCTCAAATTCAACAGCTGTAAGGGCATAAACAGCATTCCAGAAAATAGTCACCAACTTCGTATTCTTGAAAGTATCACGGAAATTTTCACTAACATAGCGTAGACAAAACCCATGACAAGCACTTGGAAAATGTGTTTCTACAGCCTCTACAATGCCTTTGTGTCTTTCAGATAGTATTGTAAGTCTAGGCATGTTATCAGTGTTGACTCCAAGAAGCTTCCGCAACTCTGACATGAACCACATCCAATTTTCATCACTTTCCACATCAACAATAGCCACTGCAAGGGGAAATAGTGCATCATCTGCATCAATAGCCGCTGCACAAAGTATTGAACCCAAGTATTTTCCTTTAAGATGTGCTCTATCAAGTTCCAAGAGAGGCCTGCAAGCATTTATAAACCCATATATAGATGCACGATAAGAAATGAAAAGGCGCTGGAAACAATTTTCTTGTCCTATAGCAAAAACAGAAGCAATGCTTCCTGGGTTGGTTTTCCTTATTTGCTCACAGTAAGCAGGAAGAAGGCGATATCCTTCTTCGAAAGTTCCATGTAGTGCTGCCATGCTGCGCTCCTTCCCACGCCAGGCTTGCATATAAGACACAGCAACTCCATGCTGATCACGAATATCTTGCAAGATCTCTTTTGGCTTATACTGTGGATTTTCACGAATACGTGCTTCTACAGATCTAGCAACCCAGCCAACCGATGCTTGCTGATGATGAAGGTTGCGAACACCTTCACAGGTATGCTCCCCCTGGAGGGTTCTAATTGAAAAGGTTGGAACTCCGGGGCATTTTGCAACATGGACACGCCATGGACAACCTTCTTTAGAACATTTGGCGATAAAACGGCTACGATCTGATTTTACTATCCGAAGGTCAAAATGCAATGCTATAGCAATATCCTTCAGTGTTCTTCGGCAACTTTCAACATCAGGAAATTCTTGCCCAATAACTAAAGTAGGATCGGATAGAGTAATAGAAGCATCATATGTGATTAAAGAATGATCAGCCATGAATCCACCAAAACAAAGAGTGGCGACTTCACCAGATTCAATGGATTACATGCATAGTGTATACAGGTTAATTCTTCAAGAATGCAATGCTTCAGACTCAGCCACAACATAAAATCCCCAGTGAGATATAGATACTACAAAATAGCAGAAAAggaaaatttatataaaagaaCCATTAAAAGGATTTATCCATGCAAGGTAAAAGTGACAATAGAAATCCAGTCCAACCAAATGACAACATTAAAAAATTACTACGAAACATTGAAATATAATGAAACTTTCAACTTATAGAACAACTGAACAACATCAGTGCAGGGAAATTTCTTCATGCGGTCTTAGGCATCTTAATTAATTTAGCCATTAGAAGGACAATCATAAACCTCTATAAGAAAAGGAAGACCCATGAGAGTCATATGCCTCAAACTTTTAAGtaaggttaaaaaaaatacaagaataatATTTAAAAGAAGACAACCATTGGACGTCTATGAAATCAAATCTATGCAATAAGCacattgaaaagaaaactaGCGCGACTAAATACCAAACAAGCATCTTGGCATGTAATATGAATGCAAAAATGAGCAAATATTGAAGATACAAAGAAATGAGTTGAAACCCCGCAACCAAGTGGAGTAGATTTATTAGGTAGTAAGTATTCTGGGTTTCAAGCTTAGCTCTGTGCCAATTAACTGTTAGGTCTTTCTTTTGGAACAAACATAAAGGTGACAAAGATTTGAATGGGTTTGAAAAGAAGAAGCTTTAGTGCTGGAACAGAAGCTTTCGCTCTCAAAAAGAAGTGCACTCATTAAAAAGCACCTTATccattgaaaataataaaaataaataaataaaagcaacTAATCCAAATCCAATCTATTAGCTTACTATGTCTGTTTTCCAGGCCGGCCTCCCAATAGCAGGCGTTTGGAAGACTTTCAAACTAGAATCTTCTGGGGTAATGACAGAAAGCTCTAGAAATATCATTCAATAAAGTGGGAGAAAGTGAAGCAACTGAGCACTTACAAGTAAATGCCATGGAGGTTCTATACGGAAAATGAAAGTTAATGGAGACAAACTATTCAAGCACAATACGGGTTAGAACATGAAAATGGATATCAAGGGGAAAGGGATGCATGGGCAGAGGGCAGGTGGGGAAGATTGGAGAACTGTAGGAAGAATGGATTCATGTTCTAACTATGGTTGGTATGGGGAAAGAAGTGGACATTGGAGTGGCAAGCCTCCTCCAAAGGATCACTTCTTTGATTTGTGTGTTTACCGTTTAAGCATGAGACAAAAAGGCAAATGTGATTGCTAATTGTTAATTCGAGATGGTGAGGTTATTTGGAATGTGTTGTTTAACAGAAAGGGCATGGATTGGGAGTTGGATGTATTTGATGAGTATTTCAAGCCATGTTTTACTGGAAAATTCACCCTTAAGACTAATATGCGGGGACATCGCTCACACCTAATGAGAGATGCTCCTGAACTGGTGGTTGGGGAAAAGGCTCATTACTATAAAGCTCTATATAACTTCAAACCTCTCAAGCACTATAGCAGCCTACGGGACAGACAATTTGTCTAGTTCTACACAAGTAGAGAGGAACTTTTGATTTTGGCAGAAGGATATTTAACTCTGCATATACCCAATAAGGAGCTACTCAATCTAATCTCCCAAAATGGCTTGCTCTATCCTCTCCCCTGATTTAGTGCACAAGCTTTCCCTACTACTTCCAGCGACCACCATCAATACATACATTTTGAATTTTCTCGTAACACACATATACTCTCCCATAAGCGTCTGTGATCGATAACAATGCTAATGGTATTGCCTCCATTGACAGAAATTACACCTACAGGTACTGCTGCTATTCTCTTGGCATATCAGAATCATTTttcttcaaggaaaaaaaaccccCAATTCGAAAATTCATGCGATCTCTTATTACAGTTGCCTCAAACTCATTATTTCCATGGGTTTACTTGCGTTTCTGTTGAATTccaaattgaataaagaaaataaagaattttTACGAGTTCAAATGCCCaataatagagagagagagagcagttCAAATGCGagccaaagaaataaaatacaatCAGGGGTCAAAGAGAAAATACCTTATATAAgatgaaaagagagaagaaacccGTCGCCAAAGCTCGCGCAGCATCGACCGGAGGATAAGAGCGCGGTCGTGGGTACAGTGTAAGAGAGGGGAGATCTAAATAGAGAGATTAAGACAAAGAAAACTGAGCGAGTACGAggacttaattttgcaatcaatatcttttattgaagtgggaaacacctatatagctattacattggtttacaatcaatgatctacgtaattacaatctctatcaaagtcactatcaaagtcaacaattgaggcatcaattagtcaacaattgaggcatcaattatgaacttagacaaatcaatattgattgccgaatcttcaattaaggaaagtcttcaatcaatattgagtttgtcaataaagtcttcaatcaataaagtaaatcttgggtaaatctttgactctattcaacactccccctcaaggtggtgcatagacatcgtatatgcccagcttgacaagtgaatcagcaaacactgaatttgacactcccttggttaacacatcagccaactgatcttcggtcttcatatacggaacttcaattattttttcttctagcttttcatacacgaaattcctatcaatttccacatgtttagtccgatcatgttgcactgggttctcagcaattttaattgctgactgattatcacaatacaatttcattggtcttttaattgacaaactcagctcccccataagccgtttgagccataacaactcacaaatacctttcaccattgctctgtattcggcttctgcactagacaatgagacaactttttgctttttacttctccaagtaaccagatttcctccaacaaaagttaaatacccagtggttgatcttcttcggtctcctttacctgcccaatctgagtcggtatagccccatacgtctgcatgcccattcttagaaaaaagtaagccttttcccggtgcagattttaaatatctcagaattctaataactgcatccatatgttgtttaccaggattgtgcataaatctactcacaacactgaccgcatatgcaatatctggcctcgtatgagacaaatagattaaacgcccaactaacctttgatatcgtaatttgtctattgaagtttgattcgaagactcttccaatccatgattttgttccataggagatccaattggctgacatccaagcataccagtttctgttaataagtcaagcacatactttcgttgggataaaaatatgccttgctcagaacgaacaacttcaatgcccaaaaaatattttaatcctcccaaatccttcatatcaaattcagttgacaaatagtctctcagtttacgcatttcttcagaatcgttgcctgtcactaccatgtcgtcaacataaataatgagagccgttaatttatcaccaactcttttcaaaaataaagtgtgatctgcattactttgcttatagccgaatcttctcatagcaagtcggaatcgaccaaaccaagctcgaggagattgtttcaacccgtataaggctttcttcagtttacacacgacactttgatcacctggagcttcatatcctgggggcagagacatataaacttcttcttgtagctcaccatgtaaaaaagcattttttacatcatattgttgtagaggccaatcaaaatttgcagctagggatattaggactcgaaccgtattaatttttgcaacaggagcaaacgtttcctgataatcaaccccatacgtctgggtgaatcctttagccacaagcctagctttatacctatcaaccgaaccatcaggcttgcacttgacggtgtacacccacctacaaccaacagctttttttcctttcggcaactccaccaattcccaagtttgatttttctcaagtgctgtcatctcctcagtcattgcagttgcccattttggatccaacaacgcctcttgcactttagtaggaatatctatgacagtcatattactgacaaagcttcggcattcctttgacagtcggtgagtggatgcatactgagcaataggatatttcacttttcgcacaacctctggtgaaaatctatctggtggaacaccacgagtacttcttggtgggagtacgtatctgtcagcttcaatcgagacacaagtattatcacaaatattgttagtattaacatcagactcaatgcttacctcaggaggatctgtacgaggagtatcgggagtgggtactagcgaagatgagagagagggagcttcagcaacagtatcggcaacacacagtggatcaggaaacaactccatccaatttggagcttcaacaacagtatcaccactcgggcccggaagcgtggaattgggtgaagaaaaaaaacatttcatgttcagaaaaggtgacatccatagtaacatagaacttacttgtaggaggatgaaaacaacggtaacccttttgtgaaggatgataaccgacaaatacacacttgagggcacaaggatcaaatttcgtgcggagatgtttctgtaaatgtacaaacacaacacaaccaaacacccggggaggaagtgtgaggtgcgatggcagtgttacataggatgccaatttatcaagtggtgtctgaaattgtagaacacgagtgggtaccctattcaaaagatatacagctgtggtaacagcttcttcccaaaaacgtggtgccatgtgggctccaataagggcagcacgtgtaatctccaaaatttgtctgtttcggcgctcagcaacaccattctgttgtggtgtataaggacaagtggtttcatgcaaaattccatgagtctgaaaataagcttgtaactcctgatttacaaattcaccaccattatcagatcgaagaacttgtaaattagcagagaattgtgttttgatcatggtatgaaacgtgcggaagcaagcagccacatcactcttatgacgcataaggtaaagccaagtcatacgagtgcaatcatcaataaataatacaaaccatctaaagccagtagaagtagtaacaggggcaggtccccaaacatccgaatgaaccaacgcaaaaggcacaactcttttattagaactatcagaataagtagcacgatgactcttggccaaaacacatgtatcacactgaaaattggaaggttcacatgtagaaaataaagtaggaaataaatatttcaagtaaccaaaggagacatgacccaaacgatgatgccataaccgaatctgatcttctgatgccctagatgacccttttgctgatagagatcgtcccatactaacatcttccacataatataatccctctctcttagtaccacgcccaattatctccccgctgcagagatcctgaaggaaacaaaaagtaggatatattaatactaaacaatttagttgtgtagtaacttgtggcacagataaaagattattggaaagagcaggaatcaataaagtgtgctccaaggataatgaaggagttaagttaacccttccagcgcccgtaaccggatatgaaacaccattggcattggtgacagtagagcaatttggtaaacaagcatcatgtaataaggacgcatcaaaggtcatatgattagtcgcaccagagtcaagaatccaaccgggatctttttcagaatttgttgcaagaagggctagaccaacactacctgactgttggagaagagtaggatctaccacagagtgagtgatatcaactggagtagtggaagccatggtatccattgaagaaggagtcggtgccattgggactgtaggtgaggtgcatagcgcaactttaccaccttttcgagcttgtaatcgctctttgtgagcctgccaccactcgggatatccatgctttttgaagcaagtatctacaatatgtttggtgctgccgcaatgagtacatttaccaccagtaggtactgacagtgacaaagaacttgttggagttccatattttcgaactgccatagccatctgaggaacttctgaagacatcattgtattccggcgaagttcttcacgtctcacagttgagaaagcattatcaggtccaggtagaggattagtacgaagaatatctccccgaacagaatcatatatatcatcaagcccagccaaaaaagaatagactcgatcttcatcaatttcagccattcgagtcttaatcacatctggctgagtaaaggtaattggacgacgatgatcaagctcctgccaaataaccttaagatcggaatagtatgcagccacaggtcgccctgcctgcttagttgtcatagcttttcgagacagatcatacaaaatagatttatcagcaccctcaaaatatgtttgagacacagcatcccaaacatcatttgcagtgggtaaacgaataaaaagattcattatatcggcctccatagagccaataagccagccttttacagtagcatcctccatcatccacttgttatatgtagagtcactaacagtaggtttcgaggtcgtacctttgagatattccatctttcctcgtccagcaacgaacatagtaaccacctgagaccaaagagtgaaatttgagccattcagtttgatcccataaggaatagaggttggttcttgagttggcgtcaccacaggtggaactataagagcaccggattcagccatgagttgtttgtaatttctggatgagattctggttcaatggtgcaatcggcacctgttatggacgaagcaatcggcttctgtcggatggttggagcagtcggcccctagtagctacggtgatggagaggtagtatgttaagagaaccttgctccgataccaacttaattttgcaatcaatatcttttattgaagtgggaaacacctatatagctattacattggtttacaatcaatgatctacgtaattacaatctctatcaaagtcactatcaaagtcaacaattgaggcatcaattagtcaacaattgaggcatcaattatgaacttagacaaatcaatattgattgccgaatcttcaattaaggaaagtcttcaatcaatattgagtttgtcaataaagtcttcaatcaataaagtaaatcttgggtaaatctttgactctattcaacacgaGGAAGAGACAGGGCGAGCGAGGAGAACAGGAGGACGAGAAGAGGCGATAGGGAGGCTACAGAGTTTATGGTCGGAGAAGAAGAATCAATCGAAGGAGCGAGAGGACtaagacaaaataaaatattgttttgtcttatttttatttaaatattttaaatattttcttaatttattattttttttcgattttgaatttttcattaTAGAGACCCAAATAAAGCCTTAACAACTTATCCAATGATTAACTAACTTCTCCTCCATTTATACCTCCCTTCTCATTCTCTTCAAAAATTGCAAAATTTAGCCCCCTACtagaaaattattattttaacacCCTATTTAACTATCCTTTGAGTTATCATTTTTTAGTTTGAGTTGCTATCAAATAGTTAAAGTCTCGGATTTGTAATTTCACATCGCTTAAAGAGCATCAgatgtggtttataaaaaaaacctcAAGCTTCTCTCATACAACAAAGATTGATCAAAGAGCAAACAAAGTTGTGAGGGTAATCTAATGTATTAACAGTGAATCAGAAtctcaaagcgaacaatattgttgtgTAAGAGGGTCAAATCCTCAATCTCCAACAAGGCCTCATAATAAGGGCAACGCCTGAGGATAATACGATAACAATGTAGTACTCCAAATTAACACTCGCTTATAACTCTATTCTTAAATATACAATAATTTATACATCTCCTCAGCCCCTCTAATTTGGAGGGTTGGAGAAAAAACTACCCATGAGTTGTTTGGGGTTCTCTCCCCGCACTTCCAACTTGTCTCCCAAACAAGATTAGATTGCCTCACATTTGCTACAAAAGCACCTCCATCCCCTCCTCCCAGAGAAGTCATTTTGAATGCCCAGAAAGCATTGGACAAACCAGTATTTTCTAATCCCACTATCCTTACCTTCTTGTCCAGCTTTGCTTTCACTCCTTTGATCACTCTCTCATGAAATCAAAACATCAGTAGTTTGAAGAGAAATAAATTTAGTCTCACATTCAaatccaattccaaagcagatcATCAGGAAATACTACCAAACTTTAAACTATATTATAGCAaatcttttcaaacatgtcCAATGGAAATGCAACTGGTGCTATTAAAAGGCTACTTGATTATCCATTACAGTAGAAATATACTCTTTATTCTTGACTGAAAGTGGTAGAAGACTCAGGAACAGAAAGAGTCTTACAGCCTAATAACTAGTACTTGGTGGGATGGCTGCATACTGTCTGTCCACAACCTCAAGCAGTTTGTTGGCTACAGCACTGGCATACACTGAAGAGCCTTCACATATCTGCAAAATTATCAGACCCACAAATCAAAAGATACATGGTTCAGCAATTTAACAAGTGGAGATCTGGAAGTGTGTATTGTATTGTACCTTGGAGTTGAAGAGAAAACTGTAGTAATCTCCAACATGGCCTCCTGCAACATGATGAAGGTCCAACTGAAGCTCATCAAGGACCTTGGAAACTAACAGCAAGCAATTGATCTTTCTCTGGACAAGCTTGATTGTAACCTCGTCATCAATTATACGAACATCGACCTCGGTCTCTTTGAATTTTCTCTGAAGCCAGGAACTTCTTAAGGACCCATCACCACCAAGAGGCTTCATGTTACAGCTCTCCACTTCACCAGCAGGATCATCTTCAGTCTTGTGCCTCTTGCTCCTCTCTCTGCTacatctcttcttctctaccAGTAACGTGAGCTCATTAACAGTTCTAAGAAGCTCTTTGATATACTCAATTGCATCTCCCACAATGGATGCTCGATCACCCTTGTTCACGCCAATTAATCATCAAATTGCATTAATCAAGAAATTACATTGATGGGTTTTCATATTTAAGAGTGAAAATTAGGAGGTAGAGATGTGAAAGTATACCTTAGTTGGGTTGGGAACCAAGCTCTGCAAGGCCTTGTACTTCAGGTTCAGATTTTCTCTCCTATCGCGCTCAGTGGCGAAATGTTTCTTTCCAGTAGCTCCCCTTCTCTTATTGACACAAGGAATATCCCCTGCATTGAACTCAAGAACCGAGCCATCCCCTGCGTCGTGCTGATCTCTCTGATCCTGATCATCCCCTGCACCCCCAAACAATGAGCCAGGCAAGGTGTAGCCTCCATTTGGTAGGGACTGAAACAACTCCCTGAACAATGGAGGCTGCAGATGGTATAGTGGGTCATAAGACGACGCGTTAGTCTCCCCCATCGGAAATGAAAAAGAGATTGAAGAATTCGGAAGCAAAGAGGAAGCTGAGCATCTAGGCAAGTGGTGGAACAGGTTGAGAATTTCTGGGGTTTGAGTTTCTGGGATTGAAGACTGGTTGTAGTTGCTGTTGTGATCAATCTGGAGTTGTTGATGGTCAGGATTGATGAAACCCATATCTTGAATCCCAATTTCATTAACCCAGTTGGGGTTAGATTGATCATAAATTTGGTTCTGATTCTGGGTATGGTATTGGGTATTGTTAATTATCTCATTGGAGAAGGCCAGTTGCTGTTGAAGGTGGATATCCATGGCAGCAGCATCAACTTGGAGAGGGTGGTGGTAGGAGACTTCTTCAACACTGTTTGTGGAGCCACCACCCACCATTGTTGAAGGTGGAgtcagtggtggtggtggtggtggcaggTGAGAAAACCCATCATCTGCAACTTCAGGGATGGTGTTGGGATCAAAGGAACCTGTCTCCACATACATTTTTTGGACCTATTTGAGTCTTCTTTCTCTCACTGCAACAACAAAAAGGCATGCATGAATCAGAAGTACACATGAAAAGCAATAAATCCAAATATGTAGAATAACAAACCTCAAATATTTGGAATGGAAATTGGAGGACagttgagagaaaaaaagagagaaaggtgagGGCCTATGTGAGTGTATGtgtctatgtatatatgtatatatactattaaggggaagaggagaagaaaagaaagcaaaaactgGAAATTGtatgtgatttatttatttatttgtgatGATTTCCATTCTGCAACAGCAAAGGAGGTTGTTACTAAGATTCCCACCAGTGGACCCCGCTTTTATATCCACTTCCGTACTCCTCCTGATCCTCCTCTCCTCCCTCCTACTCAAGGCTTCGGGACTCTGCAATTTTCAGACTTTACCATTCACAtctaatggtgaagaaaaagtttaaaacaaaaatatggtgtGATGTGGTACACCTCGCAAACCATTAAattcaaattgtaaactctacaaTTTAAATCGAATTGCGAAGCCCCCAAATCCTTCCATCTCATTGGTAGTTATTTTCACTTTTGCAATTAAGTTGgattaattattaaatattttgtgaTAATTCTATGAAGTTTATGTATACGACAATAGAAGTTACTGCAGTTTTCTTACAGTTTTAATCACAGACGTTCAATATGTTTACCAGTGTGGAGTCcacacaattttttgaatttgataaacagATTGGACG carries:
- the LOC119984680 gene encoding uncharacterized protein LOC119984680; the protein is MADHSLITYDASITLSDPTLVIGQEFPDVESCRRTLKDIAIALHFDLRIVKSDRSRFIAKCSKEGCPWRVHVAKCPGVPTFSIRTLQGEHTCEGVRNLHHQQASVGWVARSVEARIRENPQYKPKEILQDIRDQHGVAVSYMQAWRGKERSMAALHGTFEEGYRLLPAYCEQIRKTNPGSIASVFAIGQENCFQRLFISYRASIYGFINACRPLLELDRAHLKGKYLGSILCAAAIDADDALFPLAVAIVDVESDENWMWFMSELRKLLGVNTDNMPRLTILSERHKGIVEAVETHFPSACHGFCLRYVSENFRDTFKNTKLVTIFWNAVYALTAVEFESKISEMIEISQDVIPWFQHFPPQLWAVAYFEGVRYGHFMLGVTELLYNWALECHERPIVQMMEHIRHQLTTWFHDRREVCMSMTSILVPSAEKHILEAIADARCYQVLRANEVEFEIVSTERTNIVDIRTRVCSCHRWQIYGLPCAHAAAALISCGQNAHLFAEPCFTVASYRETYSQMINPIPDKSLWNEPGEGTEGGGAKADLVIHAPKIRRPPGRPRKKVLRLENFKRPKRVVQCGRCHLLGHSQKKCTMPI
- the LOC119983306 gene encoding transcription factor bHLH91-like — translated: MVGGGSTNSVEEVSYHHPLQVDAAAMDIHLQQQLAFSNEIINNTQYHTQNQNQIYDQSNPNWVNEIGIQDMGFINPDHQQLQIDHNSNYNQSSIPETQTPEILNLFHHLPRCSASSLLPNSSISFSFPMGETNASSYDPLYHLQPPLFRELFQSLPNGGYTLPGSLFGGAGDDQDQRDQHDAGDGSVLEFNAGDIPCVNKRRGATGKKHFATERDRRENLNLKYKALQSLVPNPTKGDRASIVGDAIEYIKELLRTVNELTLLVEKKRCSRERSKRHKTEDDPAGEVESCNMKPLGGDGSLRSSWLQRKFKETEVDVRIIDDEVTIKLVQRKINCLLLVSKVLDELQLDLHHVAGGHVGDYYSFLFNSKICEGSSVYASAVANKLLEVVDRQYAAIPPSTSY